In Gulosibacter molinativorax, a single window of DNA contains:
- a CDS encoding MFS transporter — protein MSAQLQVEDVRATTERASTETKRDRRRAFLASYLGTVVEYYDFILYGAAAGLVFPYLFFADLDPVIGTVLSYTILLSGYIARPIGGLVCGHLGDKFGRKNILVVTMFVMGAASVLMGLLPTYAMIGAAAPVVLTLLRIIQGLAVGGEWAGATLMAAEHAGEKNRGFGAAITLSGSPTGSLLSTIVFALVSGLPEDAFMSWGWRLPFILSAALVIIGIYLRSRVSESPEFEAARAFGRVHSGVPLMRILRRYSGTSVLLILSGLAPLFLNGVMVVFMVPYLVGQGYFSQQTALLLLSVSTFLQIFTTLGFGALSDKLGRSRAMMLGALAYVVLAFPAFMLLSSGSVPVTILGFILANGVLQAALLSPLGAFLADHFATEDRYTGMSLTFQISSILGAGVAPLLATWLVGLDNGWGIYNVAAYVVVLAVVSLGAVLLLRLTGKKRAVQEVTR, from the coding sequence ATGTCCGCCCAATTGCAGGTAGAGGACGTGCGCGCGACAACCGAGCGTGCATCCACCGAAACTAAGCGCGACCGTCGCCGCGCCTTTCTCGCGAGTTATCTTGGCACCGTCGTGGAGTACTACGACTTCATCCTTTACGGCGCAGCAGCCGGTCTCGTATTTCCCTATCTATTCTTTGCGGACCTCGACCCCGTTATTGGCACCGTGCTCTCTTACACGATTCTGTTGAGCGGATACATCGCCAGGCCTATTGGTGGGCTGGTCTGCGGTCACCTCGGGGATAAATTCGGGCGCAAGAACATCCTCGTCGTCACGATGTTCGTGATGGGCGCAGCCTCGGTGCTGATGGGCCTATTGCCGACGTACGCGATGATCGGTGCAGCTGCGCCAGTCGTGCTGACGCTCCTGCGCATCATCCAGGGACTCGCCGTTGGAGGCGAGTGGGCGGGTGCAACGCTGATGGCAGCGGAGCATGCGGGCGAAAAGAATCGCGGCTTTGGTGCCGCTATCACGTTGTCGGGTTCCCCGACGGGAAGCCTGCTCAGTACGATCGTGTTCGCGCTCGTTTCGGGTCTGCCCGAGGACGCATTCATGAGTTGGGGATGGCGTCTGCCGTTCATCCTGTCGGCTGCACTCGTGATCATCGGCATCTACCTGCGGTCGCGCGTGAGCGAATCGCCTGAGTTCGAGGCTGCTCGCGCTTTCGGTCGCGTGCACTCCGGAGTGCCGCTGATGCGCATCCTTCGTCGCTACTCTGGCACGTCCGTACTGCTGATCCTTTCGGGACTCGCGCCGCTGTTCCTGAACGGTGTGATGGTCGTCTTCATGGTTCCCTACCTCGTTGGCCAGGGGTACTTCTCGCAACAGACCGCGCTCCTGCTCCTTTCGGTCTCGACGTTCCTGCAGATCTTCACGACGCTAGGGTTCGGTGCCCTCTCCGATAAGCTCGGCCGTTCTCGCGCGATGATGCTCGGAGCGCTTGCGTATGTTGTGCTCGCATTCCCCGCCTTCATGCTCCTGTCCAGTGGTTCCGTTCCTGTTACGATCCTCGGGTTCATCCTCGCGAACGGCGTGCTCCAGGCGGCACTGCTGTCACCCCTCGGGGCGTTCCTTGCCGACCACTTTGCCACTGAGGATCGCTACACCGGAATGTCGCTCACGTTCCAGATCTCGTCAATCCTGGGCGCGGGGGTCGCGCCGCTTCTCGCCACGTGGCTCGTCGGCCTGGACAACGGCTGGGGTATCTACAACGTCGCCGCCTACGTCGTGGTGCTCGCCGTCGTGAGCCTCGGCGCCGTCCTCCTGCTGCGATTGACTGGCAAGAAGCGCGCCGTGCAGGAGGTCACTAGGTAG
- a CDS encoding ABC transporter ATP-binding protein, whose translation MLEISNLAVTYGGTLPALKDVSIRVPEKGAVSLLGSNGAGKTTLLRSVSNNLKRHSGKIVGGEIKFDGDILNKRDTPSIVGMGVVQVPEGRRIFGRLTVEENLRLGGLRQSRKSIEQTREHVYDLFPRLKERANQRGLLMSGGEQQMLAIGRALMAKPKLLMLDEPSLGLAPIIVEQVGDVIKKINAEGTAILLIEQNANMALGVTDYAYVLEGGRVSLEGETEDLRQTDEIKHLYLGHGGGDAAVDTTAINAVADKKLSPWKGAR comes from the coding sequence ATGCTCGAAATTTCGAATCTCGCCGTGACATACGGCGGGACTCTGCCGGCACTGAAGGATGTGAGCATCCGCGTGCCGGAAAAGGGAGCAGTGTCGCTACTGGGGAGTAACGGCGCGGGGAAGACGACGTTGCTGCGTTCAGTGTCGAACAATCTCAAGCGACACAGCGGCAAGATCGTTGGCGGTGAGATCAAGTTCGACGGCGACATCCTGAACAAGCGCGACACACCCTCCATCGTGGGGATGGGCGTGGTGCAGGTGCCCGAAGGGCGTCGCATCTTTGGTCGTCTTACCGTGGAGGAAAACCTTCGCCTCGGCGGCCTGCGGCAGAGCCGCAAATCGATCGAACAGACTCGTGAACACGTCTACGATCTATTCCCGCGACTGAAAGAGCGCGCGAATCAGCGCGGCCTCCTCATGTCCGGCGGCGAGCAGCAGATGCTCGCGATTGGTCGCGCACTGATGGCGAAGCCCAAGCTCCTCATGCTTGACGAACCGTCGCTCGGCCTCGCGCCGATCATCGTCGAGCAGGTCGGCGACGTGATCAAGAAGATCAATGCCGAAGGCACCGCGATTTTGCTCATCGAGCAGAACGCGAACATGGCGCTCGGCGTTACCGATTACGCCTACGTCTTGGAAGGTGGACGCGTCTCGCTCGAGGGTGAGACAGAAGATCTTCGTCAGACCGATGAGATCAAGCACCTCTACCTCGGCCACGGCGGGGGAGATGCGGCCGTCGACACGACCGCGATCAACGCCGTTGCCGATAAGAAGCTTTCGCCGTGGAAGGGAGCACGATGA
- a CDS encoding branched-chain amino acid ABC transporter permease, translating into MPDILRKKRTRSDYLKAGALIVGAIILLILPLYISAYWLQLGFLVSSLAIGAIGLNILTGTAGQLSMAHPFFMGLGALSYVVLAGESGETSLGPIIGLGWPPLLAMIGAVIIAGIAGLAFSPLSARLSGIYLAVASLALVFIGVHVLNTASALSGGFNGRAAPTFELFGIVFGASENPIVVAGVPFGKAELQWYLGLVVLAIGIWFAKNLLNSRTGRALKLINGSPLTASVVGVEVMDHKGKVFFLSSIYAGMGGVLYALAIGSIAPQSFDMSLSLEFFAMIVIGGLGSVGGAVVGAAFVVALPQVLQANSSSLEFVTQFGITTAHLSNYIYGAAIILVLIFKPTGLAGLWHDLGRWLKRRFRPDDDDSPDLTTKSVVAVAK; encoded by the coding sequence GTGCCTGACATTCTGCGAAAGAAGCGCACTCGTTCGGACTATCTCAAGGCCGGCGCACTCATCGTCGGCGCGATCATCCTGCTCATCCTGCCGCTCTATATCAGCGCGTATTGGTTGCAGCTTGGCTTCCTCGTCAGCTCACTCGCGATTGGCGCGATCGGGCTCAACATCCTTACCGGCACGGCGGGCCAGCTGTCGATGGCGCACCCGTTCTTCATGGGACTCGGCGCGCTGTCCTATGTCGTGCTCGCCGGTGAATCTGGCGAGACCTCGCTTGGGCCAATAATCGGACTGGGCTGGCCGCCGCTGCTCGCAATGATCGGAGCGGTGATTATCGCCGGAATCGCCGGCCTCGCGTTCTCGCCGCTATCTGCTCGACTCAGCGGAATCTACCTGGCTGTGGCAAGCCTCGCACTCGTGTTCATCGGTGTGCACGTGCTGAACACCGCGAGCGCGTTATCCGGTGGCTTCAATGGTCGCGCGGCCCCAACCTTTGAACTATTCGGAATCGTGTTCGGCGCCAGTGAGAATCCGATCGTGGTCGCCGGTGTGCCGTTCGGTAAGGCCGAACTCCAGTGGTATCTCGGTCTCGTAGTCCTGGCGATCGGTATCTGGTTCGCCAAGAACCTGCTGAACTCGCGAACCGGTCGTGCGCTGAAACTCATTAACGGGTCGCCGCTGACCGCATCCGTCGTCGGTGTCGAGGTCATGGATCACAAGGGGAAGGTGTTCTTCCTGTCCTCGATCTATGCCGGTATGGGCGGTGTCCTGTACGCGCTCGCCATCGGGAGCATCGCACCACAGTCGTTCGACATGTCGCTGTCGCTGGAGTTCTTCGCGATGATCGTCATCGGCGGTCTCGGCTCAGTTGGCGGTGCCGTCGTCGGTGCGGCATTCGTCGTGGCGCTCCCGCAAGTGCTCCAGGCGAACTCTTCCTCGCTTGAGTTCGTGACGCAGTTCGGGATCACGACCGCGCACCTGTCCAACTACATCTATGGTGCCGCGATCATCCTCGTGCTCATCTTCAAACCCACTGGGCTCGCCGGACTCTGGCACGACCTGGGCAGATGGCTCAAACGACGATTCCGCCCGGACGATGACGACAGCCCCGATCTCACGACCAAGAGCGTGGTAGCCGTCGCCAAATAG
- a CDS encoding branched-chain amino acid ABC transporter permease, with amino-acid sequence MIDVLIAGLSLGAVYSLVALGFVIIYKTSEVLNFAHGSFVVAGAYVTARTSEVLGFFGAVVAGILAAALLAVIVERVLVRPIRDASVISLTIMTIGLEVILNTELVRQIGVDILPLGQPWGSASVEILGSPIPINRLIAIVTAVVIVVVFLLAFRYSAWGVSMRAAAEDRETAELLGMKLGKISITSWAIAGALAAIAGIFLTGAPTPGLAPTLAAVAMRAFPAAIVGGLDSVAGALVGGMIIGVTEAFATGYQAQLEFLGRGIGDVIPFIVLIIVLIIRPQGLFGRKEISRA; translated from the coding sequence GTGATTGACGTTCTCATCGCAGGATTGTCGCTAGGCGCGGTGTACTCACTTGTCGCGCTCGGCTTCGTGATCATCTACAAGACGTCGGAAGTGCTCAACTTCGCGCATGGCTCATTCGTCGTCGCCGGTGCCTACGTGACGGCGCGAACGTCGGAGGTGCTCGGCTTTTTCGGCGCCGTCGTGGCCGGCATTCTGGCCGCGGCGCTGCTCGCAGTGATCGTCGAGCGCGTGCTCGTCCGCCCGATCCGCGACGCTTCGGTGATCTCTCTGACGATCATGACGATCGGACTTGAGGTGATCCTCAACACCGAGCTCGTACGCCAAATCGGCGTGGATATCTTGCCACTCGGCCAGCCGTGGGGCTCCGCATCCGTTGAGATTCTCGGCTCGCCCATCCCGATCAACCGCCTGATCGCAATCGTCACCGCGGTTGTCATCGTCGTCGTGTTCCTCCTCGCGTTCCGGTACTCCGCGTGGGGCGTCTCGATGCGCGCGGCCGCGGAAGACCGCGAGACCGCCGAGCTGCTCGGCATGAAGCTCGGCAAGATTTCCATCACCTCGTGGGCGATCGCGGGTGCTCTTGCCGCGATCGCGGGAATCTTCCTCACCGGAGCTCCAACGCCGGGGCTCGCGCCAACGCTCGCCGCAGTGGCGATGCGTGCGTTCCCGGCCGCAATCGTCGGCGGCCTTGACTCGGTGGCAGGTGCCCTTGTCGGCGGAATGATCATCGGCGTGACGGAGGCGTTCGCCACTGGCTACCAAGCCCAGCTCGAGTTCCTCGGACGAGGCATCGGCGACGTCATCCCGTTCATCGTGCTGATCATCGTCCTCATCATCCGTCCGCAAGGACTCTTCGGGCGTAAGGAGATTTCTCGTGCCTGA
- a CDS encoding MarR family winged helix-turn-helix transcriptional regulator — MPSNQPKVLNTRRITPGEYEELAKSAALEMSDGQADLVLTSLIFNLMRTSNRIVRDFEVAVYNTAELSWAAYQLLYTLKSVGPMHPKSLARIAGVSTASMSSLLNTMTKKNLVTRTPDPDDGRRQIVTLTEEGESILQVMYQENRDREEAWGEALTRDEAEQMVTLLQKMLLHRPRPHRIPE, encoded by the coding sequence ATGCCCAGTAACCAACCGAAAGTACTCAATACCCGACGCATCACACCGGGCGAGTACGAAGAGCTAGCGAAGTCCGCCGCCCTGGAAATGTCTGACGGTCAGGCCGACCTCGTGTTGACGAGTCTGATTTTCAATCTGATGCGCACGTCAAACCGGATCGTTCGCGACTTTGAAGTCGCCGTTTACAACACGGCGGAGCTGAGCTGGGCGGCGTATCAGCTGCTCTACACGCTCAAGTCGGTCGGGCCAATGCATCCTAAATCTCTCGCTCGGATTGCCGGAGTCTCAACCGCATCCATGTCGAGTCTCTTGAACACGATGACGAAGAAGAATCTCGTCACGAGGACTCCAGACCCTGATGATGGTCGCCGCCAGATCGTGACGCTGACCGAAGAGGGCGAATCGATCCTGCAGGTGATGTACCAGGAAAATCGCGACCGCGAGGAGGCCTGGGGAGAGGCGCTCACCCGGGATGAGGCCGAGCAAATGGTGACGCTCCTACAAAAGATGCTGCTGCACCGTCCACGACCGCACCGCATCCCGGAATGA
- a CDS encoding ABC transporter ATP-binding protein, protein MSALLELEGVEVRFGAVKALDGVTFSVQPGTIHSVIGPNGAGKSTLLNVLSGVYRTKAGRVEFEGKDITRMRADRITRLGVGRAFQNIALSGDQTVQENLMLGRHALMKSGFVANGLRLPSAVREERVHLERVHEIADFLDLEPFLESPVGELSYGGQKRVEIARALAMEPKLLLLDEPVAGMNANEKRYVSSLLKVVLESLDVTILLVEHDMEMVMSISDQITVLDFGRSIADGVPKDIQEDPAVIGAYLGTPATKETP, encoded by the coding sequence ATGAGTGCACTACTCGAACTCGAAGGAGTCGAAGTTCGCTTTGGCGCGGTCAAGGCACTCGATGGAGTTACCTTCTCGGTACAGCCCGGCACGATCCACTCGGTGATTGGGCCGAACGGCGCGGGAAAGTCCACGCTGCTCAACGTCCTCTCCGGCGTATACCGCACCAAAGCGGGGCGCGTGGAGTTTGAGGGCAAAGACATTACGCGCATGCGTGCAGATCGGATTACCCGACTCGGCGTCGGCCGTGCGTTCCAGAACATCGCGCTCTCGGGTGACCAAACGGTCCAAGAGAACTTGATGCTCGGACGCCATGCGCTGATGAAGTCCGGATTCGTGGCCAACGGCCTTCGCCTCCCATCGGCGGTTCGCGAGGAACGCGTGCACCTCGAGCGCGTGCACGAGATTGCGGATTTCTTGGACCTCGAGCCGTTTCTGGAGAGCCCGGTCGGCGAGCTGTCCTATGGCGGACAGAAGCGAGTCGAGATCGCCCGAGCACTCGCGATGGAGCCGAAGCTCTTACTTCTCGACGAGCCAGTCGCGGGTATGAACGCCAACGAGAAGCGTTATGTTTCGTCGCTTCTCAAGGTCGTGCTCGAATCCCTCGATGTCACGATCCTCCTCGTGGAGCACGACATGGAGATGGTGATGTCGATCTCGGACCAGATCACGGTTCTCGACTTTGGTCGAAGCATCGCCGACGGTGTCCCGAAGGACATCCAGGAAGACCCCGCAGTCATTGGTGCGTACCTCGGCACCCCGGCCACAAAGGAGACGCCGTGA
- a CDS encoding IS4 family transposase, which produces MPRAGWKKSESERRLSDLVSVGVLTRVFPPGVVDDVIAETGRTEQRHRSLPARVMAYFSIGMALYSEGSYEDIWSQLTDGLSWASGWTETYTPPSKSAIFQARARLGFEPLAALFERVANPIGDASTPGVWLAGRRLVAIDGMCLDVADTAVNHAHFGRPATSKGEQSAFPQARVVALAECGTHAIFAAEIGPYRESEATLAARLVPKLQRGMVLTADRGFFSYALWRKATATGADLLWRIRTDKSAPKPVHVADLPDGSWLADLRQTHSAAARRAEPMRVRVIDYTIDDGREHPERYRLFTTLLDPDEVSATQLAAGYSQRWEIELAFDELKTHQRGPRTVLRSKSPDLVLQEIWGHLCCHFAIRSLMGEAAAHQGHDPDRVSFVAALRITRQTLAHPGAFFP; this is translated from the coding sequence ATGCCAAGAGCTGGGTGGAAGAAGTCGGAGTCCGAACGTCGGTTGTCGGATTTGGTGTCGGTCGGTGTGCTGACGCGGGTGTTCCCGCCCGGCGTGGTCGATGACGTGATCGCCGAGACAGGTCGTACCGAGCAACGTCATCGCTCGCTACCGGCGCGGGTGATGGCGTATTTCTCCATCGGAATGGCGCTGTACTCGGAGGGGTCGTACGAGGACATCTGGTCGCAATTGACCGATGGCCTGTCCTGGGCCTCTGGCTGGACCGAAACCTACACACCACCGAGCAAGTCTGCGATCTTCCAAGCTCGGGCCCGGTTGGGGTTCGAACCGTTGGCTGCGCTGTTCGAGCGAGTCGCGAACCCGATCGGTGACGCGAGCACGCCGGGTGTCTGGTTGGCGGGCCGTCGGCTGGTCGCGATCGATGGAATGTGCCTCGATGTTGCCGACACTGCGGTGAACCACGCGCACTTCGGTCGACCTGCGACCAGCAAGGGCGAGCAGTCCGCGTTCCCCCAAGCCCGGGTCGTGGCGTTGGCGGAGTGTGGCACCCACGCCATCTTCGCTGCTGAGATCGGCCCCTACCGCGAATCCGAAGCGACCCTCGCTGCGCGGCTTGTGCCGAAGCTGCAACGGGGGATGGTGCTCACCGCCGACCGCGGGTTCTTCTCCTACGCCCTGTGGCGGAAGGCTACCGCGACCGGCGCGGACTTGTTGTGGCGGATCCGCACCGACAAGAGCGCACCGAAGCCGGTCCACGTCGCGGATCTACCCGACGGGTCGTGGCTGGCTGACCTGCGCCAGACGCACTCGGCCGCAGCCCGGCGGGCCGAGCCGATGCGCGTGCGCGTGATCGACTACACGATCGATGACGGCCGCGAACATCCCGAGCGATACCGTCTGTTCACAACCCTGCTTGATCCGGATGAGGTGTCTGCCACGCAGCTGGCCGCCGGTTATTCCCAGCGGTGGGAGATCGAGCTGGCCTTCGACGAGCTCAAGACCCACCAACGAGGGCCGCGTACGGTGCTGCGTTCCAAGTCTCCGGATCTGGTGTTGCAGGAGATCTGGGGACACTTGTGCTGCCACTTCGCGATCCGGTCCTTGATGGGCGAGGCTGCCGCCCATCAAGGGCATGATCCGGACCGGGTGAGTTTTGTTGCTGCGTTGCGGATCACTCGTCAAACCCTCGCCCATCCGGGCGCTTTTTTCCCCTGA